Part of the Odontesthes bonariensis isolate fOdoBon6 chromosome 15, fOdoBon6.hap1, whole genome shotgun sequence genome, TGCACGACGTTCTTCTCGGGCAACCACTTGGCGCTGCCTGTGCTGGTCTTGAACTTGGGTGAGTCAGCATCACTGGGCACCGGCACCAGAATTGACACATTGTTGGCAGTGGACCTGCTCTTAAACTGACTTCGAGCCTGCAGAAGGTGACAGAGGACAAAGTTCAAATGTCATTAAATGACTTTACCATAAAAAAGGGCAACCACATCTATATTTAAATGAAGTATGTCCTCATGATTATGCAGTGTAGCTTGTAATTGTTGCTGTTTGGCTGTCAAGACATCAAACAGATGGTAAACTGCAATGCACTTGAGATGCATGCGTCATAAATACTAAATGGGTTTTAGTGGAGGGACTACAGCCGATGAGAAGAGGGCAATAGGACACAGCGGTTTTGATGTgtgcatatttatgtttgtgtgtcactCCTCGTTACCTTTACTTTAATCTCCACACGGCTGTGAGAGAACTTTTCAATCACACTCTCAATCCATATAAGAGGCTTCACCTGTCAGGGACAGATCGAAACACAGGGTCAGAAGTATGAGCGGGGAGCTGAGTACAGCAGCGAGGACAAGATGCTGTGCTCATACATGGAGGGAAGATAACTGGAAACATTTTATTCTGCTTTAAACACCGGAGGGCTATTTCACAAAATCTTGAACAATGCTTGCCATTACTTGGTCACTGCATCCTGGCTTTTCTATTTCCATTATCCCCGAAGGGTTGGTGGGGTGCAACCTGGTGCCTGTACAAGAAAACAGGTTCAATATATCCAGGTTGTCTTTAGGAGATATGGCTTCCCAAAGCCTAAAACTGGAGACCTTGCTAAGTGGTACTACAACGCTGGTTATAAACTTGGTAAGTCAACCCAGGCTCTCTGTCTCTGGATATGTGCGTGCTCATGTGTAACAGGCAGAGTTGACAGCAAGTGACCAATCCCAATTATATATTTCTAGCGGACTGAAAAGCAACCTCACCGCTGCTGGCAAAGCAGGAAGCaaagctgacaaaaaaaaaaaaaaaaaaggtcaactgAGTGAATGTGTGAGTTAATAAGCTCACATGCTGACAGCATGCACCCTAACCCTTTTTGCAccgaaaaaagaacaaatagaACATCTATTCAAAGCAGTCAGTTCAACATGTTCTTTGTTTCTATGCTTgaagtgttgttttttaaaaaaaatatatagttaTTGTATATTACAATGAAATAAAGCAGACAAATTCCTTTCTTTTTGCCCCAAGAAGGGGGTCCAGAACGACCATCCTGTGATACCTGGCTGTACTCAAGACTGATCACAAATGAATGAGCTATTAACTGAACCATATGAAGAAACTAATCATATATACAAGTATATAGAAAGAAAACACATCCTTTAATATAAGAGATTATAAGAGATAAGAAATGATCATCATTTTACCAGTGAAGAAAAGCACAGTTTTAGAATGCAGTAATACCCTTAGATCTTAAAAGCTGTTTGCTCAACCTTAAAAAGGTAGCATTTTACCACACACATTAGCATAAGTCTCGTTCTGATATGGAAATTTCATATAAATATTTGAGACATCCCAGACAGATGCCTGAACACCTCAACTTGCTCTTAATAAATGACTGAGATTTTAATACTATATCTAAATTGTCAGAACTCATCAATCAGCAATAACtgaaattttctttttccattaaTACTTGCAGGTTGTGTCTATTAACCTGATGCACCAGCTGGCTTATTTCACAGAACCATCTGGAAAGAGTGGAAAAAATGAGTGGAGCATCCCTCCTTCAAAGTCATGAGAGAAAACTGAaccaatcggataaaccaatgaaccAAACAGAATCAGTCAGGGACTTTGTCACACCTAAAACCCGCCCGTTGCTGCAGGTACAGGATGCTGATTGGTCCAAAGTTTTGAGTTTCAGCCACAAATGGATGGTTTGGAGCCTGACAAGATGAACCGTCTCAAAATCATACAAATCTTACAAAAATGGAGATGCTTCACAAAGTAATGACCAATCAGTATATTAACAGCTGTGGTCAAAGGTTAAAAGATAAGCAACAGTCCCAATGAAAAGTAATAAAAGTTAATAcatatattaaaacaaaaataagtcaattaataaataaaacaggacGTCAGTTCAAATGTACATCGTGTGGGAAAGTGAAGAaggataaatatatatttaagaaTCAACATTTGAAGTTGCAATGTATTTGCTTGAGACTTACAGTGTGCACGGGGTAAATTATTCATGTGTCCTTGGCGCTTGTGGTATGCAGAGGGCATGGGAATTTGTGTGTTATTCAAGAGGACAGATTTGTTTGTGTGCCCGACTCACTGTTGTGTTGAGGCGGTACGACATTAGCTCGCTCTCGCCATCAGGGGGGATAAAAGAGATGGTGCGGTCGTTCTCAAAGCGTGACAGACGGACACACTGATGAAACTTCACATCCTCCAGCTCTACAGTCTTGCTCTTCTCTcctagcacacacacacgcacgcacaaaaATACACGAAAAAGATTAAGAGCGCTCCATGCTGCCTTGGGGGAAATCAAGGTCAAGGTAATAATGACTGACAAACATTCACTCAATCTCACACACTCGAATACACTGTAGAAGCAGCGTGAAATGGCATCCATCTGCCCTCCTCTTGTCCCCAACTGAATAATTCTGCTgccacacacacgcatgcacatgGTTTGCTCTCAATACCTGCTGCCATCATCTTCTCCCCCCACTGGAGCCCAATCAGTTGCCTTACCAACACACTCACAgctgcactaacacacatggaacGGAATTAATGAATATTGCAGGATAAcccacaaaaacaaagcaaaagcaaaacaaaacacttttttttagcCATTGGTCTACCAAATACTACCGTTGTAATTCATTGTTTGAGGGGAATACGACTACAGTGAATAAATAAGAGATAAAATGCTAGTTTGCCCTTTTTATTGATAATGTAACGGCAAAAGTATATCCATTTGTCACTATGgtttgcattttttgcatttgtttcAAAAGGTGCTCAACAGTTATGCAACCGACTAAGTGTTTCCATGCCTGATTATTTAATTCATGatcatttagttattttttttaccttgtcAGTTCCATAATTCAGTCTTTAGAATACAGAGGAAATTTTTCACAGTCTCAGAATCTTCAGATTACTTGCTTTGACTGTTGAACCCAAAACATATATGACGTTTTCCAAATATTCCTCTCACAGGCTGCAACGGACATTTGAAGAGGTGACCTCTTTCATGGCTACATCTGTAGTCTGCTGGACAAAGCCCGGCATTCACCTCCACTGTGGTAAAATTTAGGATGCTGAGTAGTGGAAAACGGCTGTGATGATGGTGGGCCTGTGGGTCCTCCGCTGAATCCTTCCATTCAACAATCAGCTAAAGCCGACTTTACCTGCTTTGAATTTAGTCCTGGACCAGCACTAAGGCCTGCCAGAGAGAGAGTGTCTAAGTGTGTGCAAAATTGTTTTTGCGTATGTAGCTTCCTCGTTCATTGTTCTCTTGAGTGTGTGTACGTGCAACGGTTTATGCATGCCGATGATTGCATATATCTATATGAGCGAGAACACTTTCATTGTCAGGTAAAGCAGAGAAGACATTTAGAAATGTGGCCATctttcattctgtttttaagtaagtgtcccaaatacaagAAATATCACTCGCATGCAGCATTATCAACACAAAGGAAGGAAAGGTCATATGGGACACACTGTGTCATTTCTTGCAcctaagtgtgtgtgttcatgtcaGAGGAGGATTGAAAATGTAGCCTGCCCGGTGGTTCACCTTTAAGACCACTCTCACCTGTGTCGATGCTTTTAATGCACAGCAGTAAGCTGGAACCCAGTCTATTAAGTCTATTAAAATAAACCAGGTTACAATGAGATTCAGTAAACCTCCATCTAACCGTTCTTTGGGCGGCTATTTAATCTTCACAAAGGGGTAAAATTTTATTGCTGTCCTTTGTTTTACAAGGTTGTGAAAAAAGCATgacaaataattattaaaaacaaaatcagCTAGCCTGTGATATTTTACAGACGAAATGAATAATTCTGGCCTCTGAGTGTGAATTTCCACTTATCTTGGAGAGCAGTGGAAGGAAATCAAATATCTCACACTGTAGACCATGTTATTTGACTCCTTTTTGAGACCATTGTAATTAAGTACACTAGTTGGGAAATGGTAAATAATGTGAATGTTACTTGAATGTTATCTATTACAGTTCACCGTTGTTACAATTCTGGACTTCTGCCAGTGGAGGGCAGCATTAAATGATTTATAATCTCACACTTTGGCTGCATCCAGTTGGGATAGGAAGAACAAGCAGTGCAGGAATAATAATTACAAATTATTGGGAAATGATATGTAAAAAAGTGTAACTACTAGAGATGAGAAACATTTTGATATTTGTATTAATATGCAGTGTGTGAGAGCACGTTTGTGTCTGCCAGAGTGTTTGAACATTATTTGGGATCAGCATTTCTGTGGAGTTGTTATTTCCCACACTGCAGCACACAGCAGGGGGGGTTGTGGACTGCAACCACAGGATAGCCACAGACCCTCACCTTTCATCTGGAAGCTTGTAGCCTGGGGTGAGGATTAAATCAGAGGCAAAGAGACTAGATGGTGATGGTGTCTTTTCCCTTCAGTGAGGAAAAGTAGGGGGGGTGAGGAAATGTAGGCTACGAAGAGtaagaagagatggaggaggatgtCTGGGGGTAGTCAGAGGAGGATGTagctgtgggaaacactgatggAAGAAATGagttggctgtgtgtgtgtgtgtgtgtgtgtgtgtgtgtgtgtgtgggggtagAGGAAGGGCGAGAGCTGGGATTCAGTCAGAAAGACGAGGCAACGTATGAGGGTGAATTCAAGGTGAGAGTAAGCAGCAAACAGCTCTACCATCAagcagaaaatattttttgtactGAAAGTTGGACATTTTTAACATAAAATAGTTTTCATtcataatgaataaataactaaaaatatgGCCGTCACAATTTGCAAGCTCTCAATGTCACATTACATCAAATCTGGGCATCTTGAAATCATCACGTCAGTTATACACAACAGTCACTGTTTGATTTGTatgaaacaaagtgtaaaatgatcatttcaggGCCAGATCACAGACAACTTTTCTATACATTTATGATCATCTATGGCATTCATGCATGCCACTGGATATGGTAGCAgcacatttattttatcaaaatATCTACGCTCAAACCAGAGGTGCATGTACATCAGAATGTGCTTTAGTTATAATTGACAACATACATACAGGAGCACCAGTAAGTGTCTGAACATTAACAATTCTAACAATTGATATTGCAACAATATACATTTTTCCATAATCTATAGAGCAAAGTAACCTTTTTAAAAACTGCACATGATTTAAGTGTGTAGTCAAAAGGTTGCTGGAGCTGTACAGATAACCAAAGTAAACATGAATATGGGTTGGTTTAAGATAGAACTAGCATCAAATGTCCCTATTCTCACTTTGGTTGAATCCTGTTAGATTTGTTAATGTAGGACAAATTAGTTGAGAAATATCATGATCTTGCATATGTGATCATTCTGTAGTGTCAGAAATgcttgtatgtatgaatgaatctGAATGGTACTTACTGCCAGTGATCTCAAACAGCACTTTGTCATTGAGGCCCAATCTTAGTTCAGGCATCCCAGACAGGACCACTTTGAGCTTGATGGTGCCCACTATTTCACTGCGCAGTACACTGCCATTGGCACTCACCTTGAGACAGAACACAGAAGCATTACATTTTAACATTAAGCTTTATTCACGTTTGAAGAGTAACATGAGAAACCTGAAATGCACTGAATGCTGGGTTTACTGTTTGCAAATATAAATAAAGCTCAACCTGCTTCGTGTAAAAATATATTCTGCACCAATGCACAGTAATTAGAATGACAAAATCTAAATCAACAAATCAACCTTTCAGCAGATACGAGCAGACCTACGGAGAAAACCCGGAGGCTTCTTTGCATGCAGGGAGAGAAACATGAGCGAGGCACTGATGTGTTAGACAATGAAGAAAACACTTTTCAAAAAGTCCCTGCTTACAGGAAAGGAAGTTGCAACTGCAGCTTTACAGCAATGTTCAAATATCTTGCCCTTATTCGTTTCCTCTTTACTGATGAAAACCTGCTGCGATATGTTGAGCTGTCCCTGAACTGTCCCTTCAAGGACAAAACATTTGGGATacaaaacattttgtatttaaagACTCAGCATGATTATGTGTGTTCCGTTTCATTTGCTGCAGGACATTTTAGACTTAGAAGAAAATATAAAACCTCTCTCTGTTGTGAAGCCTTATAACACCACATTACCACAATGTAGTGTTATTGTCTATTTAAGCTCCAGGGACAGCAAAATGGAATAACAATAAAGGAACAACTTTTACGACACATTATATATGCCTGGCTTGTTTGGAGACAAACATGCTATAATCCAATAATTTCATCTAACGACTCCTCATAGAACGCAATGACACATAATAGCATTGTGGATTACTGACATTAGAGACCATTTCCTCAgtgattcaattaaaaaaagtggaaaactgagaaaacaaaccAAGGTTTTCACATAGGGGATTTGGACACTAACACAACAGTTATATCAAAATATTATGACCACGTTTGAGGGATATTAAGGGAAATAATAGGTGTGTCAATTGCTCTTTTTGGGTTTTTTCTACTCTATGTTTGGTTTGACTTCTTGCAACTTTGTTTCCTTTTGAAAAAAGTATGAAAAACTATATAAATGTATATCTACTGAACATATGAAAATAAGCTCAAAATTCACTCTTCCTCTACAGCTTTCATTAGGGGTTAGAACATTGACGAAGCAAGCATTGTCCTCACCAGTAGATTTACGGACTCTATAACATCCATGAAAACTTCATTTTTCCTGTATTTGATGCCCTCTGACCGCCAGGACACAGCATTAGTGACGGTGGCGGGTGGTCGAGGTGCGCCAACCTCTAGTTTATGGCCCTGCTGGGTGATGTACCTGAAAGACACAAAGATACAGAAAAGCCGTTCAGCTGTGTCCAGTGTCTGTAATCCTGCTGAGTGAGGCGCCAGTTCATTCATCACGccagtggaaaaaaagaaagttcatcGCCTTCATTAGTTTTTAATGTGACATCATTTCCAAACTCGGGagaaaaacattgaaaacaAGAAAAGCTAGTGCGCTAAAATATAATGAATAAACTAAAAATATACTTAATACACCTAATTCTGCTGGAAAGGAAACAACTGATCTAATGGGAGAGGGTAATAAAGAGGGTGTGTGTTTATCAAGCAATGTGAACATAATCTTTCTTCAGGaatgttttatattttatattaattataccTCATGACTTTAATCAAATTAGATGCTCCGTTGTAAATTGATTAAAGGAGCTTTGTTTACTTTTTTGTTGGAAGACCATTCATGGATGTAATTGGAAAACAGATTTACATAAATCCATTGTGACTGTAGTCATGGATAACAATGTGGCATGTGCATTTGTTTGACTATTAAGTACTGCttgaataaataaactaaaGCAAACGTccccttaaaggtggggtctgagatcttggaaaaacggttcctgcaagctatatttttgaaaatacacaaccttgcctctcccttcagcccacccctcaaaaccacgccttcaaaacacatgaacgagtcacgagtctgtgaacgcgcaggggggaggggtgaggggggctgacggttgattggcatgtcagaatccaatagaagtaactctcatcattacttctattggttagacatttcctcttgctatgccctctacaatggactaaaagatttagtttgttttccaaacattctattatAGTGGGTgaaatggggtcgtgaggaggttttcagacaatatgataaaaaatgctccagaaaacatcacagaccccacctttaagagtGGTGGACCCCACCGAGGAAACACTGAAACAGCTTTAATGTGCTTACAATTTCAAaggatttaaacatttttattagcAAACATACGTCACACAATTTCAGGCGCACAAAGTAAAATTGGTAACAGACTTTAAACTGATCTGTAACACCATCCATGTGATGTGCTCTGACAACTAACTCAGCTACACTGTGCACTTTCATTAGGTAGAAACTAAGATGCTCACTAGTCACTCAAAGGGACCTTGCTCTTAACAATGCATGACTTTTAAGCCTACATACAATTCAGATGAATAAGTTATATTGAATTCACCCCACGTActactgaaaaaaagaaaaaagaaaagaaaaatgacgtAGGGACCAAAACCCATTTTTGGACCAGACTGTAAACCTTTATTTCTATAGTAAAGttggttgttgaaacatgtAATTAgaacttaattttttttagcaGAGGTGTCAGAGCCTGTTGtttatcattattttatcaTCTAATATTTGTCAGGCTAAGTAGATTCATACCAAGTAAATTAGTAAatgaatacatacatttataaataaaatctaAGTAACACGTTTAAATAAGTATTTGATTATTTTCAACAGCTGACACCAACAAGCAGTTCATTTAAACAAAATGACATTCTTGGACCATCTTTTGCAAACCCACCACTATGCAAAGGTGGGTTGAGCGATGGTTACAGCACAACTTGAGTCTGTGCAACTGTCCTTTTTAAGTTTCTTGAGCAGTAATTCTGTCTGAAGATGCTGCGGTTATAAAATCAGAATCTATTAGAGGGCAACAGTCTGGAAATTCTTCCATACAGTCCTTATGGGCTTGTTTTCAGTCCCAATCCCTGACACATTGGCTGTTTGACAACAGaaagctttattgggaatttgccTGCATTAACGGACACTATTTACAAAAGgatgcaaaaagatggaacttcaGAGCATATGCAGAGTGTGATAACACCTAGTATTTTGGGACTTTTTTCAGCAATAATTTCAGACTCATTTTGCCATCTGACAACAGAAACAGACCAAATTGCAAATGAAAGCAgttttattgggaattcagctgtatttattcatttacgtTTTATGAGGGATGGAGAGAAACCCAAAGCAGAATGCATATGCACAGTTAAGTTATAAACATGCCAACTGACCTATCACGTTATCCAACAACATTTAGTGTCTATTTTTAGAATATTTTAGAAATACTCTACTACTGCTATTAAAAATACTTGGCCAAACTGTGTTAAATTTCCTGCTGCTTTAGTTTCAAATCAACAGAAACTTGACACGTGAGACGAGGACACATGTCGAGAGGTCTCGATCCTCACATCCTCTTTGCATACCTGCACAGATTTATGAGGACACAGCCACTCCAGAGAACTTACTATTTCatctttaggaaaaaaaaattaagtaatACTGAAGTAATGACTCCAGCAAGCTACCCGATTTTAGCCCAGTGAGCTTTGAAACCTGAAGTGCTGCTCAGCTAAGCATGCCATATCTGAGCCCACCTTGCTCCACTGGCGGTGAGAATAACCATGGCACGATGATTCCCAGGCTTCATTACTACGAGTAAATTCTTCCTACCTTTCACATTAGCTGCACAGAGTCATTCAAtcctttaattatttaaaaatatatatagatttttttagttttacaaGTGTCCATAAGTTAATCAGTAATGAATTTAAGTGCACTTAACTCCACTAAATAAAGTCTTGGATTCCCTCAGAAAAAGAGGGGACGGATGCACCTATCCTTATTTCGGTTACCTGATCTCTTAGTGAGAGGATTTATTTTAGCAGGCCTTTCTTTCTCCAGGGAGACCTAATAACTTGTCATGAGAATAAGACGGAGCTATACTCAGATAAACAGCATGTGGCCGGGGTTGTTTTTATCCAAACACCTGCCTCCACTCACTGTTTACTTCAACTGGTCTCATTTCCTTTGCAGGCCTGTCTGGGggttttattctttaaaaatcatttttctCTGGAGTATGATGCCGACTGGATCAGTTATTTCAGCTTGGTCTTTGAGAGCctaaaaacatttgtttcatGTACTGTAATCATGTACATTTTGAGGTGTCAGATTTCATTAACATGCAAACTGGTTGTACCAAAGGAACAAATGGTACTTTAGTCGCTTCATTAAAAACACACTGAAGGAGTTCTCTTGAGCAGTACTTGATCTGAGAGTGGAGATTTTGCTCATATTCACAAAAGGATTTTATACAGATGTTGTGCAGCCACATGCTTCGGATCTGCTTTAATTAAGCCATTAATTCCAAACTCCGACCAGCACACGAAAGAGTTAGGGGTCCCAACTACTCTACCTGAAGTAGTCTCATCTCACCCTTCAATCAATTCACTTCTGACCTTTCATTCTGCCACTTCTCCTTTTCTATTTTCAGTTGTTCCTCACCTCTTTTTTCTTCTATGGTGGCGTAAACAGTCTTCCCAAATGCAAGGTCACACCGCACTACTAATCTAGTGTTCACACATTTATGGATTCTGTTCAGGTACTTTGTCTGCAAAAGAGAACATGGTAACAATACAATTCCTTTATAATtcggtgtgtgaatgtgtgtaatTAAGGAAAAAACATCACTGTGTAGTCTGTAACATTATTTAGACTAAGACGtggtgtatgagtgtgtgtgtgtgtgtgtgagtgggtgAAGGTGGCTTGCAGTGTAAAAGCGCTTAGAGTGATCAAATAGACTAGAAAAGTgccaagtacagtccatttaccatttacacATCTGGCTGTTCTGGGACATTCCATCATTTTGAGTCCTTTTCAGACCACCTGGTGAATTCAGCATCACTTTTTGCTTAACTCTTTTGCTGATTTCAGCCCAACTTGTAAGACAAACATCTTACTAGGGTCAATAACAACTAAGTCAATTAAAACTGTGATATCTGAAAAACTGTCATCCTTTTCTTAAATATTTACATCATAAAATTTAGGAATATTAAGTAAGAGTACAAAGGGACAACGGAACATTTTTTTGAGCTAAGCTGAACTTAAGCCCATCAAGAGTTTTACTTTTGCTCACCAAGCAAGTCTCGGTGTATATAAAGTCTTCATTCTTTGCTCCGTTTTTTAATTCCAATGCCTCCTGAAGGAAACATCTGGTTGGTTGTGCCACAGACAATAATGCTCCGAGTGGTGTGAGCAAAACAGGACAATAAAGTTGAAGCCGGACAGCTGAACAATGAACAGCAACCTACTGTAAAGCCATCTGCAGCCAAAATGAATTGTTGATTTGCGTGACAGCTCCCTGTTGTCACTTCGCCTAAAGTTAAAAGAAAACTGTCAGCTGTAGCTGCTCTAAACTAACTTTACTGCTTGAGCACAGGCCAAGTGAAGCTAATGAATGCAATCGAATcctcccaaagagacagaaactaaCAGAAAGGGTCTTGTTTTCCCATCAAACGTAAATTTTCTTTGAAATGTCGATGAGAAAAAGTGCAACACAAACAAGTTTGAGATTGATTGACAGATTAAGGCGAGAGATTTTCCCTTGTTTTCTGTCCCAGTTCCTTCCACCTACAGAGTGTTGAATGCTTGCTGACATGTAGGAAAGTCTTCACGTGCTGAGAGATGAAAAGCTATGACGAGAGGGtcgatgttggtttgttttgttgCTTTACTGGGTTTCTGGTTTGCCCCCTTCTCCTCAGAAATGCTAATGAAGGGATCTGGAACCGAGTTtggcagcaaactgacaaattaACATAATTTACAGCAGTTTtaagaaacacacacaatagCTATGTTCCTCTCTGTACAGTCCTGACCTTACTAAGTACAATACCCCAAGATGAGTAATGATATACTTTGTCTCTATATAAATAACTTcatctgcatatttgtagctttATAGagacacacatgaacacaacaTTTGGCACATGTATTCATGCAGTCTCACTTGCATCCACCCACACATACACCAACCCATTCAAACTCTCAGCAGGCACACGGTATTATAACGTAAGAAAAAAAACGGTGTTTTTGTGATGGCTGGGTCATGAAAAGGTTAGAGAACTGGAGTCGTAGCCTCCAGAGGCAGATACAGTCAATATGTGTGTGTACTGTGTGTTGATGTACGAGCGTGTGTTCGCACAAGACAGAGATGACAATTGTGTGTCTCCTTGGAGAGGGGAGCAGGGCTTTTCTCTGTCTGAGAGTCTTAAGTGTGTCCAGTTGACGGTGTCATTGTGTTTGAGTGCCAATAGGAGCCTGGTAATTATCAGCACTATTCAGACACTGAGCACACAAACTgtacacgtacacacacatgcacgcacacgcacacacattacCAAAGCCAAGCCTCAGTGCTAAAACAGCAAAATATCAATCACATTTTACCAGACAAAGCCCAAACACTCTTGAGATATGATACTATTTAACAATGCACTTTGCAACAGTGAATGTTTCAGTTCTTTAAAAGCCAAGTGGATAATGCGCTCAGTGAGCCCATGTTACTGTGTGCAGAATATAGAGTGAAAGTTTAACCCTATTTACACCTATCAACACAAATATGCCTGGAACCAGGatgcttcagttcattttactcaCTCAGTAACATTCTGCTATACATCACAACTATAGTCCCCAGATGTATTCCGCTGAATGAAACAAATAAGCCTGCATCACTTCAAATTTAATCATTTTGGGTTCTTATTCCCTCTCCGCTGCTCACTTACTGCCTGAAATACGAAGCTGTTATCTGACTGAAAAACTCTTCCCCTGATGGATGATACAGGCACCACTTGAGCAAATgttgttacattacattaaaatCAATCTGAAGTGCACCAATTACTTCTTTGAGAATCTGAAACTTTAACCTCGTCTGTTCATCAGCCTGATTTTTAAAGGCCAAAAACACAGTGCATACATACTTGAGCCAAGCTTTGTCTGATgtgaaagctttaaaaaaaacaaatgataaaaagcAGCTTTGGCTTAAAGTTTGTCAGGATTACCTGCTCATATCTAAATAACCACATGTTCGGAGCGAATACGTTCTTGGACTTGAACACGCTAATCACCACTGCATTGAGGATCTGCGGCTGTGTTGTACTTTTCTTACTCTTGCAGGATCTTGCTCTCAGTTGTCTGGGGAAATCCAAAATCCATCACTTCATCCATCAGTTCGTACACGGTCACAAAGTTGTCACGAATACTCTCCTCCTCAAGCTCCTTAAAGTACTCCTTAAAGACCTACAAAGAAAAGATAcatctgcttttaaatgatcgttggttttttttgtg contains:
- the ap1m3 gene encoding adaptor related protein complex 1 subunit mu 3; protein product: MSASAIFILDLKGKVLICRNYMGNMDMNQIDHFMPILMKREEDAEMTPLVSHGSSHFMWIKHSNLYLVAMTKKNANAALVYSFLYKIVQVFKEYFKELEEESIRDNFVTVYELMDEVMDFGFPQTTESKILQEYITQQGHKLEVGAPRPPATVTNAVSWRSEGIKYRKNEVFMDVIESVNLLVSANGSVLRSEIVGTIKLKVVLSGMPELRLGLNDKVLFEITGREKSKTVELEDVKFHQCVRLSRFENDRTISFIPPDGESELMSYRLNTTVKPLIWIESVIEKFSHSRVEIKVKARSQFKSRSTANNVSILVPVPSDADSPKFKTSTGSAKWLPEKNVVQWNIKSFPGGKEYVMRAHFGLPSVESDELEGKRPITVNFEIPYFTVSGIQVRYLKIIEKSGYQALPWVRYITQSGDYQLRTN